Proteins encoded within one genomic window of Manis pentadactyla isolate mManPen7 chromosome 4, mManPen7.hap1, whole genome shotgun sequence:
- the LOC118928600 gene encoding olfactory receptor 1E5-like, giving the protein MTGKNQTVISEFLLLVLPIQLEQQDLIYVLFLVMYVTTVLGNLVLIILIRLDSHLHTPMYLLLSNLSFSDLCFSSVTMPTFLHNMQRQVPSIPYAACLTQLYFFLLFGDLESFLLVAMAYDRYVAICFPLHYTSIMSPRLCLSLVGLCWVLTTFHAMLHTLLMARVRFCGNNVIPHLFCDLSALLKLACSDTRVNELLIFITGGLLLVMPFLLIILSYARIVSSILKLPSARGIHKAFSTCGSHVSVVSLFYGTIIGVYLCPSNDNSIAKETVMFVMYMVVTPMLNPFIYSLRNRDMKGALGRVFFKKKIPFSV; this is encoded by the coding sequence ATGACTGGAAAGAATCAAACTGTCATCTCAGAGTTCCTCCTGCTGGTACTGCCCATTCAGCTGGAGCAGCAAGACCTGATCTATGTTCTCTTCCTGGTCATGTATGTAACCACCGTCCTGGGGAACCTTGTCCTCATCATCCTCATCCGCCTGGACTCCCACCTCCACACACCCATGTATTTGCTTCTCAGCAATTTGTCCTTCTCTGACCTCTGTTTTTCCTCGGTCACGATGCCCACTTTCCTGCACAACATGCAGAGGCAGGTCCCATCCATCCCCTATGCTGCCTGCCTGACCCAATTGTACTTCTTCCTGCTTTTTGGAGACCTGGAGAGCTTCCTCCTCGTggccatggcctatgaccgctatgtggccatctgcttcCCCCTGCACTACACCTCCATCATGAGCCCCAGGCTCTGTCTGTCCCTGGTGGGGCTGTGCTGGGTGCTGACCACGTTCCACGCCATGTTACACACCCTGCTCATGGCCAGAGTGCGTTTTTGTGGAAACAACGTGATCCCCCACCTTTTCTGTGACCTGTCTGCTCTGCTGAAGCTGGCCTGCTCTGACACTCGAGTCAATGAGTTGCTGATATTTATCACGGGGGGCCTTCTTCTTGTCATGCCGTTCCTACTTATCATCCTGTCCTATGCACGAATTGTGTCCTCCATCCTCAAGCTCCCTTCTGCTCGGGGCATCcacaaggccttctccacctgtggctCCCATGTCTCTGTGGTGTCACTGTTTTATGGGACAATTATTGGTGTCTATTTATGCCCATCTAATGACAATTCCATAGCTAAGGAGACTGTCATGTTTGTGATGTACATGGTGGTGActcccatgctgaaccccttcatctacagcctgaggaacagagacatgaagggagccctgggcagagtctttttcaaaaagaaaattcccTTTTCTGTATGA